A genomic segment from Flammeovirga pectinis encodes:
- a CDS encoding response regulator, which translates to MTNTKPCILVVDDAPENIDIIRGLLGEEYKIKIALNGKRALDLAKAIPQPDLILLDIMMPEMDGYEVCEILKSNPETAHIGVIFLTSMVTPEDEQRGFLLGASDYITKPFDPEIVKTRIKTRIAVTQKERLLKEQIEQLKNDSLQVLDEGKLQKIIEIGENETSEFKSTLRFNLYTKKNESRMENQCLKSVAAFLNGTGGYLFVGVDDEGVALGLKNDAFKNEDKLMLHWHNLLREYLGADMAQCVHSNMHTIQEQRVLVIKCDPSPRPVFMSRDGDEAFYVRMGNSSQSLKPSEMLSYVDSRYGSAR; encoded by the coding sequence ATGACAAATACGAAACCTTGTATCCTAGTAGTAGATGATGCTCCAGAAAATATTGACATTATCCGCGGTTTATTAGGAGAAGAATATAAAATAAAGATTGCTTTAAATGGTAAGAGAGCTTTAGATTTGGCGAAAGCAATTCCGCAACCAGATCTAATTTTACTTGATATCATGATGCCAGAAATGGATGGCTATGAAGTATGTGAAATCTTAAAATCTAATCCTGAAACTGCGCATATTGGTGTTATCTTTTTAACATCTATGGTTACGCCAGAAGATGAACAAAGAGGTTTCTTACTAGGTGCATCTGATTATATAACAAAGCCTTTCGATCCAGAGATTGTAAAAACGAGAATTAAAACTCGTATTGCAGTAACACAGAAAGAACGTTTACTTAAAGAACAAATTGAGCAATTAAAAAACGATTCTCTTCAAGTATTAGATGAAGGTAAACTTCAGAAAATTATTGAAATAGGAGAGAACGAAACATCAGAATTTAAATCGACACTTCGTTTTAATCTTTATACAAAAAAGAACGAGTCTAGAATGGAAAACCAATGTCTTAAAAGTGTTGCGGCATTTTTAAATGGCACAGGAGGTTATCTTTTTGTAGGTGTAGATGATGAAGGTGTTGCTTTGGGTTTAAAAAACGATGCGTTTAAAAACGAAGATAAATTAATGTTGCATTGGCATAATTTACTAAGAGAATATCTTGGTGCAGATATGGCTCAATGTGTTCATTCAAATATGCATACAATACAAGAGCAAAGAGTATTGGTTATAAAATGTGACCCTTCTCCAAGACCTGTTTTTATGTCTAGAGATGGAGATGAAGCTTTTTATGTTCGCATGGGTAACTCAAGTCAGTCACTAAAACCAAGTGAAATGCTTTCTTATGTTGACTCTAGGTACGGTAGTGCTCGTTAA
- a CDS encoding S9 family peptidase has protein sequence MINKITLLFTCLLFLSIDIIFAQSYPTYKKERHETILHGDTLVDDYFWMRNRKKEIKKKLTKENEFFENAFNPTSLLVDSLYNEMLQLTNLDRKSLPVFKNGYWYLTTSPKDKDFPIYKRWKENETEADAKVFFDCNIFTQKFKAYITDIESISPNGKYIAFSVDKDGSDIKDLYILEVKTQKILKDHIKKVSTVLWANDNATLFYTKDDNITNRTNELYKHQLGNKTDILLFNEKDATYNLDIYKSKSQDYIFLASISKSDNKISYINANLANSKFKELIPLSKNIEHNITQAGEYFYDFNNTKGNRFALYKTSIDSINNWVEIYSPKEGEYIDDVIPFLINCLVLN, from the coding sequence ATGATTAATAAAATTACACTCCTATTTACATGCCTTTTGTTTTTATCTATTGATATTATTTTTGCTCAGAGTTATCCAACATATAAAAAAGAACGGCACGAAACTATTCTTCATGGTGATACATTAGTTGATGATTACTTTTGGATGAGAAATCGCAAAAAGGAAATTAAAAAAAAACTAACTAAAGAAAATGAATTCTTTGAGAATGCTTTTAATCCTACTTCTCTCCTAGTTGATAGTTTATATAACGAGATGTTACAACTAACAAATTTAGATAGAAAGTCTTTACCTGTTTTTAAAAATGGATATTGGTATTTAACAACTAGTCCTAAAGATAAAGATTTTCCGATCTACAAACGTTGGAAAGAAAATGAGACAGAAGCTGATGCAAAAGTTTTTTTTGATTGTAATATATTTACTCAAAAATTTAAAGCGTATATAACAGATATTGAGTCAATTAGTCCTAATGGTAAGTATATAGCTTTTAGTGTAGATAAAGATGGTAGTGATATTAAGGATTTATATATTCTTGAAGTAAAAACACAGAAAATATTAAAAGATCATATAAAAAAAGTAAGCACTGTACTATGGGCAAACGATAATGCTACTTTATTTTATACTAAAGACGATAATATCACAAATAGAACAAATGAATTATATAAACATCAATTAGGTAATAAAACGGATATATTATTATTTAATGAAAAGGATGCTACTTATAACTTAGATATTTATAAATCAAAATCTCAAGATTATATATTCCTAGCTTCTATTAGTAAATCTGACAATAAAATAAGTTATATCAATGCTAATTTAGCTAATTCAAAATTCAAAGAATTAATACCATTGTCAAAAAATATAGAGCATAATATTACCCAAGCTGGAGAATATTTTTACGATTTCAATAATACAAAAGGAAACAGGTTTGCTCTTTACAAAACTTCTATAGATTCAATAAATAACTGGGTCGAAATATATTCTCCAAAAGAGGGTGAATATATTGATGATGTTATTCCTTTTTTAATTAACTGTCTCGTCCTGAATTAG
- a CDS encoding outer membrane protein assembly factor BamB family protein produces MNILIKILLLTLVSSSVYGQGSLMWKFATNNRNYSSAIIDKNTLYIGSGDSCLYALNKVNGRLKWKYQTAGEIKSKPLLYKGTVIFNSTDGFIYAVDIENQQLKWKFKTKGEKRQDIWDYFLSSPVYAEGKIFIGSGDGNLYSIDPENGKLLWKFKSNGSIHATPLIYNEKVFIGSFDGFFYALNSNNGTLIWKFKTVGDAYFPKGEIQKGATIYKNSVIFGSRDYNIYSLDIETGRGMWNMKEKGSWIIASPLIVDDIAYFGTSDSHRFCGLSADNGYEKFSFPLNMRVYGEAILFEDDIYFGCFNGKLYKIDRSEEKLVEIFQTTASKENYNTVYNEKEVFKDGFELYGEDFKDAEEKILNLGSIISTPIIEDETIYFSDANGYIYAYNLKLNK; encoded by the coding sequence ATGAACATTTTAATAAAAATCTTACTACTAACTCTTGTCTCTTCTTCAGTTTATGGACAAGGCTCTTTAATGTGGAAATTTGCTACAAATAACAGGAATTATTCATCTGCAATAATTGATAAAAACACACTATACATTGGAAGTGGCGATTCGTGCTTATATGCTTTAAACAAAGTAAATGGTCGTTTAAAATGGAAATACCAAACTGCAGGAGAAATTAAATCTAAACCACTTTTGTATAAGGGGACTGTAATTTTTAATAGTACGGATGGCTTTATCTATGCTGTAGATATTGAGAACCAACAATTAAAGTGGAAGTTTAAAACTAAAGGAGAAAAAAGACAAGATATCTGGGATTATTTTCTATCATCTCCTGTATATGCAGAAGGTAAAATATTTATTGGTAGTGGAGATGGAAACCTTTATTCAATTGACCCTGAGAATGGTAAATTACTCTGGAAATTTAAATCAAATGGTAGCATACACGCAACTCCATTGATCTATAATGAGAAAGTGTTTATAGGTAGTTTTGATGGTTTCTTTTATGCTTTAAATAGTAATAATGGAACGTTAATTTGGAAGTTTAAAACAGTTGGTGATGCTTATTTCCCTAAAGGAGAGATACAAAAAGGAGCAACAATATATAAAAACTCTGTGATTTTTGGGAGTAGAGATTACAACATCTATTCTTTAGATATAGAAACAGGCCGAGGAATGTGGAACATGAAAGAAAAAGGAAGCTGGATTATTGCTAGTCCACTTATTGTAGACGATATTGCCTATTTTGGCACCTCAGATTCTCATAGATTTTGTGGACTGTCTGCTGATAATGGCTATGAGAAATTTTCATTCCCATTAAATATGCGCGTCTATGGTGAAGCCATTTTGTTTGAAGATGATATATACTTTGGTTGCTTTAATGGTAAATTATATAAGATAGATCGATCAGAAGAAAAATTAGTGGAAATTTTCCAGACTACTGCAAGCAAGGAAAACTATAATACAGTCTATAATGAAAAGGAAGTGTTTAAAGATGGCTTTGAGTTGTACGGAGAGGATTTTAAAGATGCAGAAGAAAAGATCCTTAATTTAGGTTCAATTATATCTACACCAATAATTGAGGACGAAACTATATATTTCTCAGATGCGAACGGGTATATATATGCCTATAATCTAAAGTTAAATAAATAA
- a CDS encoding Dabb family protein: MYKHIVLWKLKDNVEGKSKAELSIIVKEKLESLKDVIPEIKVLDVGVNVGNYGASFFDVGMYITFNSKEDFLKYITYKEHDEVVAYIQSVMVAEEIVDF, from the coding sequence ATGTATAAGCACATTGTATTATGGAAATTGAAAGACAACGTAGAAGGTAAATCAAAAGCTGAACTTTCTATAATTGTAAAAGAAAAATTAGAAAGTCTTAAAGACGTTATTCCCGAAATCAAAGTACTTGATGTTGGGGTGAATGTAGGTAATTATGGTGCTTCTTTTTTTGATGTGGGAATGTATATTACTTTCAACTCTAAAGAAGATTTTCTTAAGTATATAACGTACAAGGAGCACGATGAAGTTGTTGCCTATATTCAAAGTGTAATGGTAGCAGAAGAAATTGTTGATTTTTAA
- a CDS encoding 3'-5' exonuclease → MLHDQHIQTKGKRKDTIPQIKKDFIVLDTETTGLDAGVDEALQLSIINDDREILLSTYIKPKFRKTWPEAMAVNGITPEMVEDAPVYDFAMQDMINDLIEDKNVIIYNAPFDMAYLDLTNAKGVYCAMNVFSTEIKKEWNDKYNNYKWQRLSTAFNHFIDKLTLEDKILLDNAHDSLSDSFMTLFVWQKLMAEGFHKGKNYLADLD, encoded by the coding sequence ATGCTTCACGACCAACATATACAAACAAAAGGGAAGAGAAAAGATACAATTCCTCAGATAAAAAAAGACTTCATAGTTTTAGATACTGAGACTACTGGGTTGGATGCTGGTGTAGATGAAGCATTACAATTAAGTATAATAAATGATGATCGAGAGATACTTTTAAGTACTTATATAAAACCTAAGTTTAGAAAAACATGGCCGGAAGCTATGGCTGTAAACGGCATTACTCCAGAAATGGTAGAAGATGCTCCAGTTTACGACTTTGCCATGCAAGACATGATAAATGATTTAATAGAAGACAAGAATGTAATTATTTATAATGCTCCATTCGATATGGCCTATTTAGATCTTACAAATGCTAAGGGTGTGTATTGTGCTATGAATGTTTTTTCTACTGAAATAAAAAAAGAGTGGAACGACAAATACAATAACTACAAATGGCAACGTCTTTCTACAGCATTTAATCATTTTATTGATAAGTTAACTCTAGAGGATAAAATATTGTTAGATAATGCACATGATTCACTTTCTGATAGTTTTATGACACTTTTTGTTTGGCAAAAATTAATGGCAGAAGGCTTCCATAAAGGAAAAAATTACTTAGCTGATTTAGATTAA
- the tnpA gene encoding IS200/IS605 family transposase, whose amino-acid sequence MTHEYRKGHHTVTRLTVHIVFATKYRYQVLEGDIQKRCRSLLIQICEAEGIEILKGVVSKDHVHIHIEYPPTKSLSDILKRMKGRTSRLLQQEYPSLGKRYWGKHFWAGGYGAWSTGNITDEMVNDYLEHHRSDMDDNSNFMLE is encoded by the coding sequence ATGACACATGAGTATAGAAAAGGTCATCATACAGTGACTAGGTTGACCGTCCATATAGTTTTTGCGACTAAATATCGTTATCAAGTTCTAGAAGGAGATATTCAAAAACGATGTAGATCTCTTCTCATTCAAATTTGTGAAGCAGAAGGTATTGAGATCCTAAAAGGAGTTGTAAGTAAAGATCATGTTCATATCCATATAGAGTACCCTCCGACTAAAAGTCTTAGTGATATTTTGAAACGTATGAAAGGTCGAACTTCAAGGTTACTTCAACAAGAATATCCTAGTTTAGGAAAAAGGTATTGGGGTAAGCATTTTTGGGCAGGAGGTTACGGCGCTTGGAGTACAGGTAACATTACAGACGAAATGGTCAACGACTATTTAGAACATCATAGGAGCGATATGGACGATAATTCCAACTTCATGTTGGAATAA
- a CDS encoding hybrid sensor histidine kinase/response regulator, whose amino-acid sequence MPEKLLIEHDYKNLRETIFFVLASLLTGIAFGFFGWELYNSYSDSETENKMIWEVSSLQKQIIYYDEVLTTSTQLAAFTGDPQWEKKYRLYEEKLDDAIKNVLVLEESNEIRQLLNQTSSANKKLIEIEEEVFTHINKGETGEALALLNSNEYLKQKEIYANSMLLFSEQLGSQIKRVFDKKVDRIQFDLTGVILAIIGAVIGWFLVFRNNRKLHKNLFKNNITLNEKLSELEELNATLDSRVEKRTQELTIFRRFADSSSNGFGMADMKDQSIVYVNDALKALLDEDEIESVYRKNIQSYYTDASKVKIETEMLPSIMKNGHWTGELEMITNKNRHLSTMENYFLVKNDKGEPMYLADIIMDITERRAAEEELREAKILAEEAASAKSMFLANMSHEIRTPMNAIMGLTNLALDTNLDNKQRDYLRKIYLSSNSLLGIVNDVLDFSKIEAGKMDIESIHFSLQDDVLENIKNVISLKAQEKNIDLKLELLDNIPQLLKGDPLRLSQIILNLLNNAVKFTNKGGVTLRISLNQSASLDAKLLVEVIDTGIGLTQDQKSNLFQEFNQADTSTTRRYGGTGLGLAICRKLVSLMGGEIGVDSEYGKGSTFWFSIKVGTISENSIVANQPYKIKSLIGSRVLVVDDNNESCMILEKYLDNFGCKIDITNSGEEALNLIDGNNKTYDFILMDWRMPGMDGVETTKRIRQLSKIHSATDILMVTAHDKEELTQELGEEDVSGIVVKPISEQDLLDTLLSRFGFASKTKYKKAVEFPENVVGAKILLVEDNEINQMIASEILAKYGVYIDIAENGQKGVDAVINAYESGEPYEGVLMDIQMPVMDGYLATTVLRDDERFAELPIIAMTANVMSQDRDRARTAGMTDHIAKPIENSHLFATLGKWITAKHPEKYSTPKKKKVIKEEPQTVELEGINTEDAIKRCGGNIKLYISVLQKYLLKQAAVKETLSNLAANSDYEGLQAEAHAIKGVAANLGIAKVQLSAETLEHSIKYAKGYKIEYVEDVILKVMESIMVINNYFDAHKNESAPLQKAPIKEAVQIDITSSIDELNDLLASGDPDAGKIIDQLLTQDLPAKKKEVLRNMGEQISNYDFESALELLKTV is encoded by the coding sequence ATGCCCGAAAAATTATTAATCGAACACGATTATAAAAATTTAAGAGAAACAATATTCTTTGTTTTAGCTTCTTTACTAACCGGAATTGCGTTTGGCTTTTTTGGGTGGGAACTTTACAACTCTTATTCAGATTCTGAAACAGAAAATAAAATGATTTGGGAAGTATCTTCCTTACAAAAACAAATTATTTATTATGATGAAGTACTTACTACATCTACCCAGCTTGCTGCATTTACTGGAGATCCCCAATGGGAAAAAAAATACCGATTATACGAAGAGAAGTTAGATGATGCAATTAAAAATGTACTTGTTCTAGAAGAATCAAATGAGATTAGACAACTTCTAAACCAAACGAGTAGCGCTAACAAAAAGCTCATTGAAATAGAAGAAGAAGTTTTTACACATATTAATAAAGGGGAAACTGGTGAGGCTCTTGCATTACTTAATAGTAATGAATATTTAAAGCAAAAAGAGATTTATGCGAATTCTATGTTGCTTTTTTCAGAACAATTAGGTTCTCAAATCAAAAGAGTTTTTGATAAAAAAGTTGATAGAATTCAATTTGATTTAACGGGCGTAATTTTAGCAATTATAGGTGCCGTAATTGGATGGTTTTTAGTGTTTAGAAATAATAGAAAACTACACAAAAACTTATTCAAAAATAATATCACGCTTAACGAAAAATTAAGCGAGTTAGAAGAACTAAATGCTACGTTAGATTCTAGAGTAGAAAAAAGAACACAAGAGCTTACAATTTTTAGACGATTTGCAGATTCATCTTCCAACGGTTTTGGAATGGCGGATATGAAAGATCAATCAATTGTTTATGTAAATGATGCTTTAAAAGCTTTACTTGATGAAGATGAAATAGAAAGTGTCTACAGAAAAAATATTCAATCTTATTATACAGACGCATCTAAAGTAAAGATTGAAACAGAAATGCTTCCAAGCATTATGAAAAATGGGCATTGGACGGGTGAATTAGAAATGATTACGAACAAGAATAGACATCTATCTACAATGGAAAACTATTTCTTGGTTAAAAATGACAAAGGTGAACCGATGTATCTTGCTGATATCATAATGGACATCACCGAAAGAAGAGCAGCAGAAGAGGAATTACGTGAGGCAAAAATATTAGCGGAAGAAGCGGCAAGTGCAAAAAGTATGTTCTTGGCTAACATGAGTCATGAAATTAGAACGCCAATGAATGCCATAATGGGCCTTACAAATTTAGCGTTAGATACTAATTTAGACAACAAACAAAGAGATTACCTCAGAAAAATATACTTATCATCGAATAGTTTATTAGGTATTGTAAATGATGTTTTAGATTTCTCAAAAATTGAAGCAGGGAAAATGGATATTGAATCTATCCATTTCAGTTTGCAAGACGATGTTTTAGAGAATATCAAGAATGTTATTAGCCTAAAAGCACAAGAAAAAAATATAGATTTAAAGTTAGAATTACTAGATAATATACCTCAGTTATTAAAAGGTGATCCATTACGTTTATCTCAAATTATACTTAACCTTTTAAACAATGCAGTTAAGTTTACAAATAAAGGAGGCGTAACATTAAGAATCTCATTAAATCAATCTGCATCATTAGATGCAAAATTACTTGTAGAAGTTATTGATACGGGTATTGGTCTAACACAAGATCAAAAATCTAACTTATTTCAGGAGTTTAACCAAGCAGATACCTCTACTACAAGAAGATACGGTGGTACTGGTCTTGGATTGGCAATTTGCAGAAAATTAGTCAGTTTAATGGGCGGAGAAATTGGTGTTGATTCTGAATATGGAAAAGGATCTACATTCTGGTTCTCGATTAAAGTGGGCACAATTAGTGAAAATTCAATTGTAGCTAACCAACCTTATAAAATCAAAAGCCTTATAGGTAGTAGGGTTTTAGTAGTTGATGATAACAATGAATCTTGTATGATTCTTGAAAAATACCTAGATAATTTTGGGTGTAAAATTGATATCACAAACAGTGGGGAAGAAGCCTTAAATTTAATCGATGGTAATAACAAAACATACGATTTCATTTTAATGGATTGGAGAATGCCTGGTATGGATGGGGTGGAAACTACAAAAAGAATCCGCCAATTATCAAAAATCCATTCTGCAACAGATATCCTAATGGTTACTGCACACGATAAGGAAGAGTTAACGCAAGAACTTGGTGAAGAAGACGTTTCTGGGATTGTTGTTAAACCAATTTCTGAACAAGATTTACTCGATACTTTATTATCTAGATTTGGTTTTGCTAGTAAGACTAAATACAAAAAAGCAGTTGAGTTTCCTGAGAACGTAGTAGGAGCAAAGATCTTACTTGTAGAAGACAATGAGATCAATCAGATGATTGCCTCAGAAATTTTGGCTAAATATGGTGTATATATTGATATCGCAGAAAATGGTCAGAAAGGTGTAGATGCAGTTATTAATGCCTACGAAAGTGGAGAACCTTATGAAGGTGTATTAATGGATATTCAAATGCCAGTTATGGATGGATATTTAGCAACAACTGTACTTCGTGATGATGAGAGATTTGCCGAATTACCTATTATTGCCATGACTGCCAACGTTATGTCGCAAGATAGAGATAGAGCAAGAACAGCAGGAATGACAGATCACATTGCTAAACCAATAGAAAACAGTCATTTATTTGCAACTCTAGGAAAGTGGATTACTGCTAAACACCCTGAAAAATACTCTACACCTAAAAAGAAAAAAGTGATAAAAGAAGAACCACAGACAGTAGAATTGGAGGGAATAAATACCGAAGATGCTATTAAACGTTGTGGTGGTAATATTAAACTATACATTAGTGTATTACAGAAGTATTTATTAAAGCAAGCTGCTGTAAAAGAGACTTTATCAAATTTAGCTGCTAATAGCGATTATGAAGGCTTACAAGCTGAAGCTCATGCTATTAAAGGAGTAGCTGCAAACTTGGGTATTGCTAAAGTTCAACTTTCGGCAGAAACATTGGAACATTCTATAAAATACGCAAAAGGCTATAAAATTGAATATGTTGAAGATGTTATTCTTAAAGTGATGGAATCTATTATGGTAATCAATAATTATTTTGATGCACATAAGAATGAATCTGCTCCATTACAGAAAGCTCCTATTAAAGAAGCAGTTCAGATAGATATTACATCTTCTATAGATGAATTAAATGATTTACTTGCATCTGGCGATCCTGATGCGGGAAAAATTATTGATCAGTTACTTACTCAAGATCTTCCAGCAAAGAAAAAGGAAGTATTGAGAAATATGGGAGAACAAATTAGTAATTATGATTTTGAATCGGCTTTAGAGTTACTCAAAACAGTCTAA
- a CDS encoding TonB-dependent receptor plug domain-containing protein yields the protein MSYLNRPIFIFSCLVLFLSTNIVYAQTILDSLDNTSVQPVYKYNAKQLNQKGGVVSTLALQQGSLINSKAQLQYRGLSPRYNAVYIDGILAPSTETSTKAFSFNGLPSGFVNSVNVYTNGTAGITGEFTGAAVDIHTKAKVDKNFTTLSVNLGFLPYTTGQDFYKPQNYGGQQTSLEQA from the coding sequence ATGAGTTATTTAAACAGACCTATATTTATATTTAGTTGCTTAGTGCTATTTTTAAGTACAAATATAGTATATGCTCAAACTATTTTAGATTCTTTAGATAATACAAGTGTTCAGCCTGTATATAAATACAATGCTAAGCAACTGAATCAAAAAGGTGGTGTGGTAAGTACTTTAGCCTTACAACAAGGTTCTCTAATTAATAGTAAAGCACAATTACAATACAGAGGATTATCACCTAGGTATAATGCAGTGTATATAGATGGTATTCTTGCACCAAGTACAGAGACTAGTACAAAGGCATTCTCTTTTAATGGTTTGCCATCTGGCTTTGTAAATTCTGTAAACGTATATACAAATGGTACAGCAGGGATAACTGGAGAGTTTACTGGTGCTGCTGTAGATATTCATACAAAGGCAAAAGTAGATAAAAATTTCACAACATTATCTGTAAATCTAGGCTTCTTACCCTATACAACAGGACAAGATTTTTATAAGCCTCAAAATTATGGGGGGCAGCAGACTTCTTTGGAGCAGGCGTAG
- a CDS encoding TonB-dependent receptor — MSRNEAALEAQKLENVWGVNKSKALPNMGLSYIMGRDLGGSRVKVTTVNGFTFNKSSKTYYGDRYGYTGYTTDDNGTVTGSKTKYYNDNYTYNQTTSTNLVSNWNFEFSPKSSITFSNYYTHTANNMFSVRYGLDYDNQYERVAYATDYVSKSMYLSRVNGHHVLGTDEQTTLDWAAGYSHTTRKEPDYRVAAAQRLLGTTEDFYLLIPRSSKADAGSRYASILKENTYSGRVDFTRNISTYNDGIKLKAGVYTEYSARGFDSRLTSFAQDDNTDYELRYPSASEIGSIFESENFGENGYYMIDGTRPTDAYTADSKLLAEYVGLEIPVAYKSKLGVGVRVESFNQTLVCDTVNVNNQSTDVLPYVNYVKADDKGGVIKMSYAKSINRPAFRELAPFTYYDFEWRTDIAGNSELENTEIQNIDFSYSKQFIYGLKVSGSLFYKYMNNPIEKAYKIRSESPMFTYENSESAQLAGVSVEIATPLSANRHHWLNKVHVMVNASYIYSQVQLSEESQEASSTRALQGQAPYIINASINYTHNDLLFAVMYNTQGKSLYTVGDGQETYPWYLMPTHNLGFMVKKTMTKKLDLSFKAANILNAKATFYEDGNMDGEIDPGNGSDKLIREVQVGPSFTFGLSVKF; from the coding sequence ATGTCTAGAAATGAAGCTGCTTTAGAAGCCCAAAAATTAGAAAATGTTTGGGGAGTGAATAAATCAAAAGCCTTACCAAATATGGGGTTATCTTATATTATGGGAAGAGACTTAGGAGGAAGTCGAGTAAAAGTTACCACAGTCAATGGTTTTACGTTTAATAAATCATCCAAAACATATTATGGTGATAGGTATGGTTACACTGGTTATACTACAGATGACAATGGGACTGTAACAGGTTCTAAAACTAAATATTATAACGATAACTATACATACAATCAAACCACAAGTACAAATTTAGTATCAAATTGGAATTTTGAATTCAGTCCAAAATCAAGCATTACGTTTTCGAATTATTATACTCATACAGCAAATAATATGTTCTCTGTTAGATATGGTTTAGATTATGATAACCAATATGAAAGAGTAGCTTATGCCACTGATTATGTTTCAAAATCAATGTACTTAAGTCGTGTAAACGGACATCATGTATTAGGAACAGATGAACAGACTACTTTAGATTGGGCTGCAGGGTATTCGCATACTACAAGAAAAGAACCTGATTATAGAGTAGCCGCTGCACAACGGTTATTAGGTACAACTGAAGATTTTTATTTACTGATTCCAAGAAGTTCAAAAGCAGATGCTGGAAGTAGGTATGCATCAATTTTAAAAGAAAATACATATTCTGGAAGAGTTGATTTCACAAGAAATATATCTACTTATAATGATGGTATTAAACTTAAAGCGGGTGTTTATACTGAATATTCTGCTAGAGGGTTTGATAGTAGATTAACTTCATTCGCACAGGATGATAATACAGATTATGAATTGAGATACCCTTCTGCTAGTGAAATAGGAAGTATTTTTGAATCAGAAAATTTTGGTGAGAATGGCTACTATATGATTGACGGAACAAGACCAACAGATGCTTATACAGCAGATAGTAAATTATTGGCTGAATATGTTGGTTTAGAAATTCCTGTAGCTTATAAAAGTAAACTTGGTGTAGGAGTAAGAGTAGAATCTTTTAATCAAACTTTAGTGTGCGATACTGTAAATGTAAATAACCAAAGTACAGATGTATTGCCTTATGTAAACTATGTAAAAGCAGACGATAAAGGTGGTGTTATAAAGATGTCTTATGCTAAATCAATCAACAGACCTGCATTTAGAGAATTAGCTCCTTTTACGTATTACGATTTTGAATGGCGTACCGATATAGCGGGTAACTCAGAATTAGAAAATACAGAAATTCAGAATATAGATTTCAGCTACTCCAAACAATTTATTTATGGGTTAAAAGTAAGCGGTTCTTTGTTTTATAAATACATGAATAACCCTATTGAGAAAGCCTATAAAATACGATCTGAAAGCCCGATGTTTACGTACGAAAATTCTGAATCAGCTCAATTGGCAGGGGTTTCTGTAGAAATTGCAACTCCTTTAAGTGCAAATAGACACCATTGGTTAAATAAAGTCCATGTAATGGTTAATGCTTCGTATATCTATTCTCAGGTACAATTGAGTGAAGAGTCTCAAGAAGCATCTTCTACTAGAGCATTACAAGGACAGGCGCCATATATTATAAATGCATCCATTAATTATACACACAACGATTTACTTTTTGCGGTAATGTACAATACACAAGGTAAGAGTTTATATACTGTAGGAGATGGACAAGAAACCTATCCTTGGTACTTAATGCCAACACATAATTTGGGTTTTATGGTAAAGAAAACCATGACAAAGAAATTAGATCTTTCGTTTAAGGCTGCAAATATTTTAAATGCAAAAGCAACTTTTTATGAAGATGGAAATATGGATGGAGAAATTGATCCAGGAAATGGAAGTGATAAGTTAATAAGAGAAGTACAGGTTGGTCCTTCGTTTACTTTTGGTTTAAGTGTTAAATTCTAA